The genome window GCTTAACCCCGGGTCTGCATTCGATACGGGCAGACTAGAGTGTGGTAGGGGAGATCGGAATTCCTGGTGTAGCGGTGAAATGCGCAGATATCAGGAGGAACACCGGTGGCGAAGGCGGATCTCTGGGCCATTACTGACGCTGAGGAGCGAAAGCGTGGGGAGCGAACAGGATTAGATACCCTGGTAGTCCACGCCGTAAACGGTGGGAACTAGGTGTTGGCGACATTCCACGTCGTCGGTGCCGCAGCTAACGCATTAAGTTCCCCGCCTGGGGAGTACGGCCGCAAGGCTAAAACTCAAAGGAATTGACGGGGGCCCGCACAAGCAGCGGAGCATGTGGCTTAATTCGACGCAACGCGAAGAACCTTACCAAGGCTTGACATACACCGGAAACGGCCAGAGATGGTCGCCCCCTTGTGGTCGGTGTACAGGTGGTGCATGGCTGTCGTCAGCTCGTGTCGTGAGATGTTGGGTTAAGTCCCGCAACGAGCGCAACCCTTGTTCTGTGTTGCCAGCATGCCCTTCGGGGTGATGGGGACTCACAGGAGACTGCCGGGGTCAACTCGGAGGAAGGTGGGGACGACGTCAAGTCATCATGCCCCTTATGTCTTGGGCTGCACACGTGCTACAATGGCAGGTACAATGAGCTGCGAAGCCGTGAGGCGGAGCGAATCTCAAAAAGCCTGTCTCAGTTCGGATTGGGGTCTGCAACTCGACCCCATGAAGTCGGAGTTGCTAGTAATCGCAGATCAGCATTGCTGCGGTGAATACGTTCCCGGGCCTTGTACACACCGCCCGTCACGTCACGAAAGTCGGTAACACCCGAAGCCGGTGGCCCAACCCCTTGTGGGAGGGAGCTGTCGAAGGTGGGACTGGCGATTGGGACGAAGTCGTAACAAGGTAGCCGTACCGGAAGGTGCGGCTGGATCACCTCCTTTCTAAGGAGCACTTCTCACCGATCCCTCCGGGGTGAGGTCAGAGGCCAGTTCATCAGCGAACGTCTGATGCTGGTTGCTCATGGGTGGAACGTTGATTATTCGGCATCGTCAGTCATCTCAGGCTGTGAGTACTGTCCTTCGGGGCGTGGAAAGCTGACCGGAGTGGCGAGGGTGCCGGGCACGCTGTTGGGTGTCTGAGGGAATGAATCCCCTCGACGCCGACCCCAGTGAACTCGTCTGTGAAGGCGGGGTGGTGGGTGGTTGGTCGTTGTTTGAGAACTGCACAGTGGACGCGAGCATCTGTGGCCAAGTTTTTAAGGGCGCACGGTGGATGCCTTGGCACCAGGAACCGATGAAGGACGTGGGAGGCCACGATAGGCCCCGGGGAGTCGTCAACCAGGCTTTGATCCGGGGGTGTCCGAATGGGGAAACCCGGCAGTCGTCATGGGCTGTCACCCTTGCCTGAACACATAGGGCAAGTGGAGGGAACGCGGGGAAGTGAAACATCTCAGTACCCGCAGGAAGAGAAAACAACCGTGATTCCGGGAGTAGTGGCGAGCGAAACCGGATGAGGCCAAACCGTATGCGTGTGAGACCCGGCAGGGGTTGCGTATACGGGGTTGTGGGATCTCTCTTTCACAGTCTGCCGGCTGTGAGGCGAGTCAGAAACCGTTGATGTAGGCGAAGGACATGCGAAAGGTCCGGCGTAGAGGGTAAGACCCCCGTAGCTGAAACATCAGCGGCTCGTTTGAGAGACACCCAAGTAGCACGGGGCCCGAGAAATCCCGTGTGAATCTGGCGGGACCACCCGCTAAGCCTAAATATTCCCTGGTGACCGATAGCGGATAGTACCGTGAGGGAATGGTGAAAAGTACCGCGGGAGCGGAGTGAAATAGTACCTGAAACCGTGTGCCTACAAGCCGTGGGAGCGTCGCGCATCAAGTTTACTTGGTGCGTCGTGACTGCGTGCCTTTTGAAGAATGAGCCTGCGAGTTTGCGGTGTGTTGCGAGGTTAACCCGGGTGGGGTAGCCGTAGCGAAAGCGAGTCCTAATACGGCGTTTGAGTAGCACGCTCAAGACCCGAAGCGGAGTGATCTAGCCATGGGCAGGTTGAAGCGGAGGTAAGACTTCGTGGAGGACCGAACCCACCAGGGTTGAAAACCTGGGGGATGACCTGTGGTTAGGGGTGAAAGGCCAATCAAACTCCGTGATAGCTGGTTCTCCCCGAAATGCATTTAGGTGCAGCGTCGTGTGTTTCTTGCCGGAGGTAGAGCACTGGATAGGCGATGGGCCCTACCGGGTTACTGACCTTAGCCAAACTCCGAATGCCGGTAAGTGAGAGCGCGGCAGTGAGACTGTGGGGGATAAGCTCCATGGTCGAGAGGGAAACAGCCCAGAGCATCGACTAAGGCCCCTAAGCGTACGCTAAGTGGGAAAGGATGTGGAGTCGCAGAGACAACCAGGAGGTTGGCTTAGAAGCAGCCACCCTTGAAAGAGTGCGTAATAGCTCACTGGTCTAGTGATTCCGCGCCGACAATGTAGCGGGGCTCAAGCGTACCGCCGAAGTCGTGTCATTCCAGCAGATACCCCCAACGGGGGCTGGGATGGGTAGGGGAGCGTCGTGTGCCGGGTGAAGCAGCCGCGGAAGCGAGTTGTGGACGGTTCACGAGTGAGAATGCAGGCATGAGTAGCGATACAAACGTGAGAAACGTTTGCGCCGATTGACCAAGGGTTCCTGGGTCAAGCTGATCTGCCCAGGGTAAGTCGGGACCTAAGGCGAGGCCGACAGGCGTAGTCGATGGATAACCGGTTGATATTCCGGTACCCGCTGTGAAGCGTCAAACACTGAACCAGGCGATGCTAAGTCCGTGAAGCCGCCCCGGAGCCTTCGGGCAAAGGGGAGTGGTGGAGCCGACGGACCAGACTTGCAGTAGGTGAGTGATGGGGTGACGCAGGAAGGTAGTCCATCCCGGGCGGTGGTTGTCCCGGGGTAAGGGTGTAGGCCGTGCGACAGGTAAATCCGTCGTACATGGAGGCTGAGACCTGATGCCGAGCCGATTGTGGTGAAGTGGATGATCCTATGCTGTCGAGAAAAGCCTCTAGCGAGTTTTATGGCGGCCCGTACCCTAAACCGACTCAGGTGGTCTGGTAGAGAATACCGAGGCGTTCGGGTGAACTATGGTTAAGGAACTCGGCAAAATGCCCCCGTAACTTCGGGAGAAGGGGGGCCATCACCGGTGATAGCACTTGCTGCTTGAGCTGGGGGTGGCCGCAGAGACCAGCGAGAAGCGACTGTTTACTAAAAACACAGGTCCGTGCGAAGCCGTAAGGCGATGTATACGGACTGACGCCTGCCCGGTGCTGGAACGTTAAGGGGACCGGTTAGTCAGGATTCGTCTTGGCGAAGCTGAGAACTTAAGCGCCAGTAAACGGCGGTGGTAACTATAACCATCCTAAGGTAGCGAAATTCCTTGTCGGGTAAGTTCCGACCTGCACGAATGGCGTAACGACTTCTCGACTGTCTCAACCATAGGCCCGGTGAAATTGCACTACGAGTAAAGATGCTCGTTTCGCGCAGCAGGACGGAAAGACCCCGGGACCTTTACTACAGTTTGATATTGGTGTTCGGTTCGGCTTGTGTAGGATAGCTGGGAGACTGTGAAGCTCGGACGCCAGTTCGGGTGGAGTCGTCGTTGAAATACCAGTCTGGTCGTGCTGGATGTCTAACCCGGGTCCGTGATCCGGATCGGGGACAGTGTCTGATGGGTAGTTTAACTGGGGCGGTTGCCTCCCAAAGGGTAACGGAGGCGCCCAAAGGTTCCCTCAGCCTGGTTGGCAATCAGGTGGTGAGTGTAAGTGCACAAGGGAGCTTGACTGTGAGACCGACGGGTCGAGCAGGGACGAAAGTCGGGACTAGTGATCCGGCGGTGGCTTGTGGAAGCGCCGTCGCTCAACGGATAAAAGGTACCCCGGGGATAACAGGCTGATCTTCCCCAAGAGTCCATATCGACGGGATGGTTTGGCACCTCGATGTCGGCTCGTCGCATCCTGGGGCTGGAGTCGGTCCCAAGGGTTGGGCTGTTCGCCCATTAAAGCGGTACGCGAGCTGGGTTTAGAACGTCGTGAGACAGTTCGGTCCCTATCCGCTGCGCGCGCAGGAATATTGAGAAGGGCTGTCCCTAGTACGAGAGGACCGGGACGGACGAACCTCTGGTGTGCCAGTTGTTCTGCCAAGGGCATGGCTGGTTGGCTACGTTCGGGAGGGATAACCGCTGAAAGCATCTAAGCGGGAAGCCTGCTTCGAGATGAGTATTCCCACCCACTTGATGGGGTAAGGCTCCCAGTAGACGACTGGGTTGATAGGCCAGATATGGAAGCCTGGTAACGGGTGGAGTTGACTGGTACTAATAGGCCGAGGGCTTGTCCTCAGTTGCTCGCGTCCACTGTGTTGGTTCTGAAACCACGAACAACCCCGCCCAGGGCCACTGGGTGGTGCGGTTGAGTGTTTCATAGTGTTTCGGTGGTCATAGCGTGAGGGAAACGCCCGGTTACATTCCGAACCCGGAAGCTAAGCCTTACAGCGCCGATGGTACTGCAGGGGGGACCCTGTGGGAGAGTAGGACGCCGCCGAACAAATATTGAGAGCTGGTCCCCGAATTTCGGTTCGGGGGCCAGCTCTTTTTTGTTTGTCTTTACTTGGAGTTCACGTTGCGCGACCAGGATCCGCGCCATGGGTACCGTTGGAATGCTCAGGGCCGCAGGTGTCGGCGTCGGTGACGAGGTGGTCGTGCCGGCGTTCGGGAACCCGGAGGTCGCACAGGCGGTGAGCCTGGCAGGGGCTGTGCCGGTGTTCGCCGACATAGACCCGGTGACGTACTGCCTGGACACCGCAGCAGTCGAGGCCGCAGTGACGTCCAGGACGGTGGCCGCGGTCGTCGTCCACCGCTTCGGCCGCTCCGCCGACATCGCGGCGCTGCGTCAAGTCGGGCAACGGCATGGGCTGTTGGTGCTGGAGCAGGGCGAGTCGGAGACGCCGTACAGCGAGTTGGGGGAGCGCCGGCGACGGGCCGCGTATCTCAGCGCGAAGCTGAAG of Streptomyces phaeolivaceus contains these proteins:
- a CDS encoding DegT/DnrJ/EryC1/StrS family aminotransferase, encoding MLRAAGVGVGDEVVVPAFGNPEVAQAVSLAGAVPVFADIDPVTYCLDTAAVEAAVTSRTVAAVVVHRFGRSADIAALRQVGQRHGLLVLEQGESETPYSELGERRRRAAYLSAKLKGVRTPEGGDGHTYQQYVVRVPGNGRPDRDAFARAVRAKGVQCSVPVKTPVHRMPGFRRDVCLPETERAADETLALPIAGEMSRRELHRLVSACNALGGLLQPAF